One stretch of Gadus chalcogrammus isolate NIFS_2021 chromosome 14, NIFS_Gcha_1.0, whole genome shotgun sequence DNA includes these proteins:
- the LOC130403227 gene encoding ras-related protein Rab-11A, whose protein sequence is MGTRDDEYDYLFKVVLIGDSGVGKSNLLSRFTRNEFNLESKSTIGVEFATRSIQVDGKTVKAQIWDTAGQERYRAITSAYYRGAVGALLVYDIAKHLTYENVERWLKELRDHADSNIVIMLVGNKSDLRHLRAVPTDEARAFAEKNGLSFLETSALDSTNVETAFQTILTEIYRIVSQKQMSERQESDMSPSNNVVNIQVQPTENKPKMQCCQNI, encoded by the exons ATGGGCACTAGAGATGACGAATATGATTATTTGTTTAAAG TCGTCTTGATTGGTGATTCGGGTGTAGGCAAGAGTAACCTGCTTTCCCGTTTTACCCGCAATGAGTTCAACCTCGAGAGCAAGAGCACAATCGGGGTAGAATTTGCCACACGCAGCATTCAGGTGGATGGGAAAACTGTAAAGGCACAGATCTGGGACACAGCTGGCCAAGAGCGCTATCGTGCCATCACATCTGC GTACTACCGTGGGGCGGTGGGGGCGCTCCTGGTGTACGACATCGCCAAGCACCTGACCTACGAGAACGTGGAGCgctggctgaaggagctgcGCGACCACGCAGACAGCAACATCGTCATCATGCTGGTGGGCAACAAGAGTGACCTGCGTCACCTGCGGGCCGTGCCCACCGACGAGGCACGGGCATTTGCCG AGAAAAACGGTTTATCCTTCCTGGAGACGTCGGCTTTGGATTCCACTAATGTGGAAACTGCATTCCAGACTATTCTCACAG AGATCTACCGTATAGTGTCCCAGAAGCAGATGTCGGAACGCCAGGAGAGTGACATGTCGCCCAGCAACAATGTGGTCAACATCCAGGTGCAGCCCACGGAGAACAAACCAAAGATGCAGTGCTGTCAAAACATCTAG
- the dapk2a gene encoding death-associated protein kinase 2a, with the protein MAFFKQQRVEDFYDIGEELGSGQFAIVKQCREKRTGLEFAAKFMKKRRSVASLRGVRREEIEREVNMLQQTRHPNIVTLHDVYENRSDVVLILELVSGGELFDFLAQKESLSEEEATQFIKQILEGVNYLHSRNIAHFDLKPENIMLLDKNAPLPRIKLIDFGLAHKIEAGVEFKNIFGTPEFVAPEIVNYEPLGLEADMWSIGVITYILLSGASPFLGETKQDTLGNISAINYEFDEEFFCHTSELAKKFIRQLLERDKGKRLTIQDALNHQWIKSNEHKEDSKAPETKRRGRRELKTKRLREYTIKSHSSMPPNNTYVNFERFAQVVEDIGQMEGSFATLAATHDTLQGDIDAMASLYNEKEAWYKEESEGVRHELSQIRYEFRKVEAMKRSMQDDMRAVDANLVTVGNRYRERQSRFEALRNELSDELKWVQEVVGAFPPSGGGSSGSCAGGHPNCSFSSVFSNDVNEALKELLNRSCGGELLSGINLDFTESGQQR; encoded by the exons ATGGCCTTCTTCAAGCAACAGAGAGTGGAGGATTTCTATGATATTGGTGAAGAGTTGGGAAG TGGGCAGTTTGCCATTGTGAAGCAATGCCGGGAGAAACGTACAGGGCTGGAGTTTGCTGCCAAATTCATGAAGAAGCGCCGGAGCGTGGCGAGCCTGCGGGGGGTACGGCGGGAGGAGATCGAGAGGGAGGTGAACATGCTGCAGCAGACCCGGCACCCCAACATCGTCACGCTGCACGACGTCTATGAGAACCGTTCTGATGTCGTTCTCATCTTGGAACT GGTGTCTGGAGGAGAGCTCTTTGACTTTCTGGCCCAGAAGGAGTCTCTGAGTGAGGAGGAGGCCACCCAGTTCATTAAACAGATCTTGGAAGGGGTGAACTACCTCCACTCGAGAAATATAGCCCACTTTGATCTCAAG CCAGAGAACATAATGCTTCTGGACAAGAACGCGCCATTGCCGAGAATCAAGCTTATCGATTTTGGCCTTGCCCACAAGATTGAAGCAGGAGTTgaattcaaaaacatatttggaaCTCCTGAGTTTGTGG CACCAGAGATTGTCAACTACGAGCCACTGGGGTTAGAGGCAGACATGTGGAGTATAGGTGTCATCACCTACATCCT ACTGAGTGGTGCTTCACCCTTCCTGGGAGAAACCAAACAGGACACACTTGGAAACATTTCGGCCATAAATTATGAGTTTGATGAAGAGTTCTTCTGCCACACCAGTGAGCTTGCGAAGAAATTCATCAGGCAGCTGctggagagagataaagg AAAAAGGCTAACAATACAAGATGCTCTTAATCATCAATGGATAAAG TCCAATGAGCACAAGGAAGACAGCAAAGCCCCTGAGACCAAGCGGCGTGGGCGGCGTGAGCTGAAGACCAAACGCCTCAGAGAGTACACCATCAAGTCCCACTCTAGCATGCCACCCAATAACACCTATGTCAACTTTGAGCGCTTCGCCCAGGTGGTGGAGGACATTGGTCAAATGGAAGGCTCCTTTGCCACGCTGGCAGCCACGCACGACACCCTGCAGGGGGACATCGATGCCATGGCGTCCCTGTACAATGAGAAGGAGGCCTGGTACAAGGAGGAGAGCGAAGGCGTGCGCCACGAGCTCTCCCAGATCCGCTACGAGTTCCGCAAGGTTGAGGCCATGAAGCGGAGCATGCAGGACGACATGCGAGCCGTCGACGCCAACCTTGTCACTGTCGGCAACCGCTACCGGGAGCGCCAAAGCCGGTTTGAGGCACTGCGCAACGAACTCAGCGACGAGCTGAAGTgggtgcaggaggtggtgggggcgtTTCCCCCGAGTGGTGGGGGCAGCAGCGGCAGTTGCGCGGGAGGTCATCCCAACTGCAGCTTCTCCAGTGTCTTCTCCAACGACGTGAACGAAGCGCTGAAGGAGCTGCTGAATCGCTCATGTGGAGGAGAGCTCCTCTCTGGAATCAACCTGGACTTCACAGAGAGTGGGCAGCAGAGATAA